TATGCGATAATAACCTACCTGACCAGGTGGGCAATTTCCCAGTTAGTCTCAGATGACAGGGGTCCGATAATCTCTACACCTTCTTCTGTCACTATGGCGATCTCATGCTGAAGATAAAAAGTTTTTAAATCACAATAAGACACTAAATAGACTACAGGTTAAGCCCTGTACTGTCTGTGTAATAACAGGCATGCATTAAGTCCTGTACTGTCTATGTAATAACAGGCATGCTTTCAGCTGAATCAGACAGCTGGAACCTTTGCTTACCCTGTTGTAGGAGCGAGCGTCACGGTAGTACAGCACTTTGAGGCAGCGCTCAATCAGTTCTCGTGCCTCGGCCTTCGTGATCTCTACTTTGTTCTCTATCACCTCCCTCATCAGAGGCTACaggtgcatacacacacacaaacacaagcgtTAACGCaacataccaaacacacagatcaacgACAATTACCGTCAGAAGACTGCTCACTTTGAATTTAACAACTGCTGAATTTTAGCCTTAATAACGATCAGAAAAAGTAAACTGGTATCTAATCTCAACAGGAAGATAACACTTGCTAAAGCGTGAGTTTTGACCAACCTTGGTAATCTTTAGACAAATGTGCTACATAGTTTACTATAGAATGACACTGTCTAAGGCAAAACACCCTGGGCTAGGAGTTTTCATTTAAACGTCCTCAGTACGTCTGGGTTTGAAGAAGTGTAGGCTGACATGAGGTCAACTCACCTGAGCCAAGTAGGCACCAAATCCTGTGGCCACTGTAGGGGCCTCATATGCCACTCCTAACTTATCGACATAGCCGAGGAAACTGGAAGCAGGACAAGTCAAACAAACTAGTGAATATGAGAACAGGAGGACttccaagaggaaaaaaaaaaaataacaatgcaGTGTCTCCAGGGAATTATGAGCTTAACTGAAATACAGGAAGGAAATATTAACAACAAGCTCCTATGAGAAACTGCACAATGTTCAAAAAGTAATTCCTACATTCTTAATACAGTCTTTCAGTCTGAACAGTCTTAATACAAACCTTTCGCCCTTGTAGAATCCGCCAATGACCACGGTGTTCCACAGAGGGTTCATCTTGCTCCTGCGGTTGTACATGACTCGGGTGAGCCAGGAGTGGATGGCTTTAGGGCTGTAACTGTGGCCGTCCCCCAGAAGCTCCTCATCGATCCTGCACAAATGCCACAGACATCAACAACAATCAACACCCTCCATCATCAACATAGCAAACAATAAAGATCCATCATAGACGGTGAACAGCCATCATCAGTGGTACACCTTCTAAAACACCTGACAATCTGCCAGGTTCTGGGCTGATAAAACTGAAGCTGGTCTAAGGGTCATATTAAAGGACTGTCATACTGGTGTTTGGTATAAAGCAGTAGCTGCCTGGTCAACTGAAGCGGCTCACGAGAGTTAATGATAACATATCGCCAGatgattaaaatgtaaacttcACTTACACCATCTGTTCTATGATCTGTTTGAGGTACTGGTAGTCTGCGTAGTCTCCAGAGGCGCCCAGAATcgtgttgttgttgactttcaTGAGACGGGAGATGTTTCGGAAGCGTGCCAGGGAGCCGTAAGAACCGAGCATGTCGGCAGCGATGATCACGCCACCGGTGAATTTTACACCCAACACTGACGTACCCGTCACCATAGGGTTACTGACAGAGGAAACGATGGAGTAGAGAACGGTTAAATCTGATCAGACAGTAAAAGGAATAAGTATTTATCAATGCAAACCATGGAGTTAGCAATGGAGGAGTGGGTGATAGACTGGCGCCAAACAAATGGTAATTTACTTGggttaaattatttttaaataacacaTTACTATTTACAATAGGTCGACAGTGTTAACTATCGTCATAATACGATCACAGTGGCAATCAAAGCGCTGACAGTAAGATCCGTTGTTATGTGTCAAAGTTCTGGACAGAGGGCACTACAATTAATAACAGTAGATTGCCAGTCAACAATACGTAAATCTGATAAACCGAGTGTTCAtcaaccattaaaaaaaaatcaatgcaaagAGCAAATTTCTTTGATCACAAACGGATGATAGCTATACGTACTGAAAACAGGTTGGTTGACAACGGTAACTTGGCTAGGTATCTCGCTTGGACAGATGACTTGCATATTTATAAGCATTATTTAACTGCGTGGAAACCCCTGAAGTACAATTTTACgtgtttacctttttttcagtttatttttcttttcgaAACAAATCGTGCTAAAGATTGATGGACTGCTTGTGAAGTTGTTTACTGAGTGTGCAGTTTAAAGCTTAAAGGTGGCCCACAATAGTGTTTCATCATTCCCCCAACACAAATTAACAATACTGGATGTTAAAGTGTCATAAATATATCATGTTAACACCACGTCTTAAGGTCTACAAACACTCTTTAATCGTATATAACAGCTTAAACCGCTATAGATGTCATTTATATGTTAGCCAGCATATTTTGTTTGCCTGGTAGTTGGCTAAATTGCTAACTGCTAACTGTTCCACCATGATGATACAGCATAGCCAAAGGAAATCGAAACTGTAGGTTGTGGCTTGAAAAAATCTATCCACaaatcaaacaataaaaaaaacactaggcataacttacagtgtgtgtttgatgggtCCACATCCAGGATTTGTACTACTGCTGTTCCCTGGAAACGAATAAAACTGACCAGGTTTTGGTCCATTCTCCCAGAAACCGAGTTTGAAGCCGCTGGGATCCATTTTGAAAACGAGCGGAAATGACGATGTGTGCGGGTTCTTCTGGTGTCTTAAATTAATTCGAAAGAATCATGGGATATCGGAGGGCGACATACGCGATCAACAAACGCAAAAAAGcgaaaatgatatttttcacaGTACATAACTATCTACCACATAAACTGTGAGAAAAGCACTAACGTGTTTGGACTCAGCGTTCATAACCTAttgaaatattaatttgttaatgatgttttatgtttacatgTTCAAGCAGTAGGCTATACTCTTCCATCACAAATTATCCATCATATATAGCATCTTCTGCGCAGAACATACATCCGTAAAATGTAAAAACGTAAGAACAGGCACTGATGTGTGATGTAGAGAGAGTGGGGCAAAGTATCATTTCGTATATGCCTTGGGGGGTTTCCAAGAAGAATGATATCTGGGGAAAGTCTTACAGACAGGAGTGTTCATAGCTGTTCTCTCATTGGATCATTTTTGGCCCAAGTAATTTGGCCAACTGAGAAATCAGTCATAGACTAGACTTCGCCTTCCCAACTCTAAACCAGATTTAATTCCTGTCAGAGCGTCCAAATATCCGTTTCAATGACTCTGcacaaaaataaactgataCACTCTCCTCAACTCCCATTGACTCCCTCCCTTGtatcgcgcgcgcacacaaacacacacacacacacacacacagttcaccaGGAAGAGTACTTTAGACAGCATTGTTGTTAATTTGCATATGCTACGAACGAGACTCAGATCCAGTTTTCCGACATGAACGAATTCAGTTCCAGTGCAAGCAGAGGATGGCTGTACAACAGTCATTGCTCCGGTAacactccacctcacacacctgacttcAGTGTCATGTAGGTTCCTGACCACTCCCTTTTCTGCTCCCTTCCTGTTTCTAATTCTGCGAATATCAAGTCGGAATAAGGTGCTGTTTTTCAGTAAATAATTTCGCCACTGTTGACACATGACTTACTGGTTCGTAGTCAGTGTGAAGTACTGCAAGAACTGAAAACAATGATGCTGCTACCCGACCGTCActagaaaagtaaaaaaaaattatgcatgattgtatttacacagaaacacaccaatACAAATGTAATCGAAAACCATCTCATGTAAAGAAATTTACTGTGTTAAAACATGTTTCCCGCCAATAAGTAGAAAAAATATCTTCTGCATAGTGTGTTCTATGAACAGATGGCGTCACAGTGAATATTATATCATTACCTAAACTTTATCACTGCGTTCGCAAAAGTAgataaaatgttaatatatatTGCACCTGTTTTGTTATCATGCTCTCCACTACACTATGTTGTAGAAAGAACAAAACGATGTGGTAACTTTCATGGACATGTTCTATTATATCGCAAAGGAAACATACTAACATATCTGTAAGTGAATCATTTTGTCATGTCATAGGAACGATATACTTTCTGAAAGTAATCTATTTTGTTATTAACATGTAATATTTCGTTCTTATGACACACTCTCCCGTAATGACGGTATAACGTACGGTAAAATGTTCTGTTGCGCCTGGCAGTAGCAGTCGTGCGACAAAAGAGAGATAAATCTAAAAACTGACTAGTTATTTTATTTGCACATTGTatgaaaaaaatctttaaacaatgcagaaatattaattatttaatacCTAGTTACACCACTGACTTTATTTTGCAATAGTAGTGGATAAGACCGTATTTTAACTTTAAATTACTGAAACACCAAATCATCAGCATTATTAAGTGCCATTTCAAAACTAAACATCTATAAAAATTACTCCAGGGACTGAAATTGTAATTAGGTCATTATTTTGGatcatatcacacacactctaatcaGATTTTCCAATGCTCAACTGAATTATCCTCATATAACATGGAAAGATTTCGTTGGCAATGGAAGTTGCAACCGGTCTCTAAACCATTTTGTTACTGATGCCAGTGTGGTATAACACTGGTCGTCTTGGTTGCAGAACTTAATCTTTATTGAAATCACCTAATTATTCAGTCTCTCTAAATATATATCTTTAATATCTTTATTAACATTAGGTCTTCAACCAacgtctattttttttaaataatctcaCGTTTTTACAACAATATTCACAGTGTCTCCACTATCAACACAGAAAGCTGAGCCAACTTTGTCACATCTCAGAAGTGTCAAATTGTACAATATTTCCATCATTTGTATCCTAAAAAATAATTCAGGTAGGTACATATGTAcctaaatgacagaaaacaccCAACTAACAGAAAAGTAAATGTCAATTTT
This sequence is a window from Chanos chanos chromosome 12, fChaCha1.1, whole genome shotgun sequence. Protein-coding genes within it:
- the psmb4 gene encoding proteasome subunit beta type-4, which produces MDPSGFKLGFWENGPKPGQFYSFPGNSSSTNPGCGPIKHTLNPMVTGTSVLGVKFTGGVIIAADMLGSYGSLARFRNISRLMKVNNNTILGASGDYADYQYLKQIIEQMVIDEELLGDGHSYSPKAIHSWLTRVMYNRRSKMNPLWNTVVIGGFYKGESFLGYVDKLGVAYEAPTVATGFGAYLAQPLMREVIENKVEITKAEARELIERCLKVLYYRDARSYNRHEIAIVTEEGVEIIGPLSSETNWEIAHLVSGFE